In Haloimpatiens massiliensis, the following are encoded in one genomic region:
- a CDS encoding flagellin: MIINHNMNAMNAHRMMTANTVASGKSMEKLSSGLRINRAGDDAAGLAISEKMRAQVRGLDQASRNAQDGISLIQTAEGGLNESHSILQRMRELAVQSSNDTNVAVDRGEIQKEVDQLAQELTRIADTTEFNTQNLLGGDFQGKFHIGANEGQDITLEINGMGANKLGVEGVIGDKVDVAGVTGVGVKNLTENEVKITYTALGDKDVKTAVKETTAKASADGKTITITLAQAAGDGTTAGAITATKADVAKALESTGLVKLEIADGTDLTAALDATTAVPTDTTVTAGTSNKDLGINVSSQKVASAAITTINKAIESVSAERSKLGAYQNRLEHTIANLNTSSENLQASESRVRDVDMAKEMMNFSKNNILAQAAQAMLAQANQQPQGVLQLLR; this comes from the coding sequence ATGATAATTAACCACAATATGAACGCTATGAACGCTCATAGAATGATGACAGCTAACACAGTAGCATCAGGAAAATCAATGGAAAAATTAAGCTCAGGTTTAAGAATAAACAGAGCTGGAGATGACGCTGCTGGATTAGCTATTTCTGAAAAAATGAGAGCGCAAGTAAGAGGATTAGACCAAGCTTCAAGAAATGCTCAAGATGGTATTTCATTAATCCAAACAGCTGAAGGTGGATTAAATGAATCTCATTCAATTCTACAAAGAATGAGAGAACTTGCAGTTCAATCATCAAACGATACAAACGTAGCAGTAGATAGAGGAGAAATTCAAAAGGAAGTAGACCAATTAGCACAAGAACTTACAAGAATAGCTGATACTACAGAATTCAACACTCAAAATCTTTTAGGTGGAGATTTCCAAGGAAAATTCCATATAGGAGCTAACGAAGGACAAGATATTACATTAGAGATTAATGGTATGGGTGCTAATAAATTAGGTGTAGAAGGCGTAATTGGTGATAAAGTAGATGTAGCAGGTGTAACAGGAGTAGGAGTTAAGAACTTAACTGAAAATGAAGTTAAAATCACATACACTGCTTTAGGTGATAAAGATGTAAAAACAGCAGTTAAAGAGACAACAGCAAAAGCTAGTGCTGATGGAAAAACTATAACAATTACATTAGCGCAAGCTGCAGGTGATGGTACTACTGCTGGAGCAATCACTGCTACAAAAGCTGATGTGGCAAAAGCATTAGAATCAACAGGTTTAGTAAAATTAGAAATAGCAGATGGAACTGATTTAACTGCAGCTTTAGATGCAACTACTGCAGTACCAACTGATACTACAGTAACAGCTGGTACATCAAATAAGGATTTAGGTATAAATGTTTCTTCACAAAAAGTTGCATCAGCTGCTATTACAACAATAAACAAAGCAATTGAATCAGTTTCAGCTGAAAGATCAAAACTTGGTGCATACCAAAATAGATTAGAGCATACAATTGCTAACTTAAATACTTCAAGTGAAAACTTACAAGCATCAGAATCAAGAGTTAGAGACGTAGACATGGCTA
- the fliD gene encoding flagellar filament capping protein FliD: MQINGTSNSNTDYSRITGLATGMDIDGMVKKMVAGDNMKLDQMKQGRQVEEWQQEAYIDIINDLKEFYNSYLDILAPEETNLMSNLAYSGLKVQSSDENKIKAIALGGAAKGNYAVKVLQVAETARKQSDALAEGTDLNTSLKTLGISSGTMKFQVGDKVGDKEFSVNVDNTKSIGDFLNDIRNTKLSSDSQDPLGNHINISFSELTRKFTIETKETGAIETLSISGTPAESLKIDGSFTGKDAKVSIKPPGETEYFESKTFDKNIFTIDNIQYDIDDANVNDEVNIDVKPDATDKIEKFRKFIDKYNSLIDKIKTKVDEKREYKFKPLTEDQKKELSDDEIKRWEEKAKKGILSREASLSSLLTNLRETFYSTVEGAGLSAQEIGIETTSKWKDGGKLKLNEAKLKEALETKGDQVQKLFTQISDNDDEKGILQRFKETFKSYIGSEGVLIQKAGYKDTRWVTNNDLSNKIEKRNKAIKEMEKKIYRKQEKYYNMFAVLERNMNNLNAQSNWLYSQMGMS; this comes from the coding sequence GAGTAATAGCAATACAGATTATAGCAGAATTACAGGTCTAGCCACAGGAATGGATATTGATGGTATGGTCAAAAAGATGGTTGCTGGGGATAATATGAAATTAGATCAAATGAAGCAAGGGAGACAGGTAGAGGAATGGCAACAAGAGGCTTACATAGATATAATCAATGATTTAAAAGAGTTTTATAACTCATATTTAGATATATTAGCTCCAGAAGAAACTAATCTAATGTCAAATTTAGCTTATTCAGGATTGAAGGTTCAAAGTAGTGATGAAAATAAGATTAAAGCTATTGCTCTAGGTGGAGCTGCAAAAGGAAACTATGCAGTGAAGGTTTTACAAGTAGCAGAAACTGCTAGAAAACAAAGTGATGCGCTTGCAGAAGGAACAGACTTAAATACTAGTCTAAAAACTCTTGGCATTTCCAGTGGAACGATGAAGTTTCAAGTAGGTGACAAAGTAGGTGACAAAGAATTTTCTGTAAATGTAGATAATACCAAATCTATAGGTGATTTTTTAAATGATATTAGAAATACTAAACTTAGTAGTGATAGTCAAGATCCTTTAGGCAATCATATAAATATAAGCTTTAGTGAACTTACTAGAAAATTTACAATTGAAACTAAGGAGACGGGAGCTATTGAAACTTTAAGCATATCAGGAACTCCAGCTGAAAGTCTAAAAATAGATGGTAGTTTTACTGGTAAAGATGCTAAGGTATCTATTAAACCGCCAGGAGAAACTGAGTATTTTGAATCTAAAACTTTTGATAAAAATATTTTTACCATAGACAATATCCAATATGACATAGATGACGCTAATGTTAATGATGAAGTAAACATAGACGTAAAACCAGATGCCACAGATAAAATAGAAAAATTCAGAAAATTTATTGATAAATATAATTCATTAATAGATAAAATTAAAACTAAAGTAGATGAGAAAAGAGAATATAAATTCAAGCCACTTACAGAAGATCAAAAGAAGGAATTGAGTGATGACGAAATAAAAAGATGGGAAGAAAAAGCTAAAAAAGGAATACTTTCTAGAGAAGCTAGTCTTTCTAGTTTACTCACGAATTTAAGAGAAACTTTTTATAGCACCGTAGAGGGAGCTGGATTAAGTGCTCAAGAAATAGGTATAGAAACTACTAGTAAATGGAAAGACGGGGGAAAACTTAAACTAAATGAAGCGAAACTTAAAGAAGCACTAGAAACAAAAGGTGATCAAGTTCAAAAATTATTTACTCAAATTAGTGATAATGACGATGAAAAAGGAATACTTCAAAGATTTAAGGAGACCTTTAAAAGCTATATAGGTTCAGAAGGTGTTTTAATTCAAAAAGCTGGTTACAAAGATACTAGATGGGTAACAAATAATGACTTATCTAATAAAATAGAAAAAAGAAACAAGGCTATAAAGGAAATGGAAAAGAAAATTTATAGAAAGCAAGAAAAATATTATAATATGTTTGCTGTATTGGAGAGAAATATGAATAACTTGAATGCCCAAAGTAATTGGTTGTATTCACAAATGGGAATGTCTTAG